A genomic stretch from Nocardia wallacei includes:
- a CDS encoding hemophore-related protein — protein sequence MFSLRPRFTGAALTIGGVATAAALLIPGTASADPTELVAPLLDSDCSFAQVDAALHDKNPQLAAMLDANPEQKSMLQQKFDQPVEQRRAELQQYAQQHPDQVQQAENDPRANAVRQTIQAVADSCHNY from the coding sequence ATGTTCTCGTTGCGTCCGCGATTCACCGGTGCCGCCCTGACCATCGGCGGCGTGGCCACCGCCGCCGCCCTCCTGATCCCCGGCACAGCCTCCGCCGACCCGACCGAACTGGTAGCCCCGCTACTCGACTCCGACTGCAGCTTCGCTCAGGTAGACGCGGCATTGCACGACAAGAACCCCCAGCTGGCAGCCATGCTCGACGCCAACCCCGAGCAGAAGTCGATGCTGCAGCAGAAGTTCGACCAGCCGGTAGAGCAGCGCCGAGCCGAATTGCAGCAGTACGCGCAGCAACACCCGGACCAGGTCCAGCAGGCGGAAAACGACCCGCGAGCCAACGCGGTACGCCAGACGATCCAGGCGGTAGCCGACTCCTGCCACAACTACTGA
- the sepH gene encoding septation protein SepH, whose product MRELRVIGLTPDSAHIVCVDTETGVKYRLPADEKLRAAARGDLARFGQIEIETEATMRPRDIQARIRAGASVEQVTEESGMPTSRVERFAYPVLLERARAAELAQKAHPVRKDGPAVETLIDVVSAAFAERGHNIDIAEWDAWKDEKGYWVAQLQWQAGRSVIAAHWRFQPDAHGGSVTPLDDPATDLIDPDFGRALRGLATILPESAAEAAPVEPAAPESAARNSHEPARVAVEEPAPAPRTSPEPAQITAGESEPEYFEQRAAVGGSAVPVSAKGTAAPAQPAHKSAPATPPPASPGSVAAAPAANAPATPAPAPPPAPPSAEPAAAATPPERAPESTQSTKQGNAKGQKPSRSKRGGKAPMPSWEDVLLGVRSSGH is encoded by the coding sequence GTGCGTGAACTTCGAGTGATCGGATTGACGCCCGATTCCGCGCACATCGTGTGTGTCGACACCGAGACCGGCGTGAAGTACCGGCTGCCCGCCGACGAGAAGCTGCGTGCCGCGGCGCGCGGAGACCTTGCCCGATTCGGCCAGATCGAGATCGAAACGGAAGCAACTATGCGTCCTCGCGATATCCAGGCCCGTATTCGTGCCGGTGCCTCCGTGGAACAGGTCACCGAGGAGTCGGGCATGCCGACGTCTCGGGTGGAGCGCTTCGCGTATCCGGTGCTGCTGGAGCGTGCGCGTGCCGCGGAACTGGCGCAGAAGGCGCATCCGGTGCGCAAGGACGGCCCCGCCGTGGAGACCCTCATCGATGTCGTCTCCGCCGCGTTCGCCGAGCGCGGGCACAACATCGACATCGCCGAGTGGGACGCCTGGAAGGACGAGAAGGGCTACTGGGTGGCCCAATTGCAGTGGCAGGCGGGCCGTTCGGTGATCGCCGCGCACTGGCGTTTCCAGCCCGACGCGCACGGCGGCTCGGTGACGCCGCTGGACGACCCGGCCACCGACCTGATCGATCCGGACTTCGGCCGGGCGCTGCGCGGCCTGGCGACCATTCTGCCGGAGTCCGCCGCCGAGGCCGCGCCGGTGGAACCCGCGGCGCCGGAGTCCGCGGCACGGAACTCCCACGAGCCCGCCCGCGTCGCCGTGGAGGAGCCCGCGCCCGCGCCGCGCACCTCTCCGGAACCCGCCCAGATCACCGCCGGGGAGAGCGAGCCCGAGTACTTCGAGCAGCGTGCCGCGGTCGGCGGCAGCGCGGTCCCCGTGTCGGCGAAGGGCACGGCCGCCCCGGCCCAGCCCGCGCACAAGAGCGCCCCGGCCACGCCGCCGCCCGCCTCCCCGGGCAGCGTCGCCGCCGCCCCCGCCGCGAACGCCCCGGCCACACCGGCGCCCGCGCCGCCTCCCGCGCCCCCGTCCGCCGAACCCGCGGCCGCCGCCACCCCGCCCGAACGCGCGCCCGAGTCCACCCAGTCGACCAAGCAGGGCAACGCCAAGGGCCAGAAGCCGTCCCGCTCCAAGCGCGGCGGCAAGGCACCCATGCCTTCTTGGGAAGACGTGCTGCTGGGCGTCCGCAGCTCGGGTCACTGA
- a CDS encoding citrate synthase 2 encodes MTASAAASTGPAVPPDFVSGLEGVVAFTTDIAEPDKDGGALRYRGVDIEDLVANKVTFGDVWALLVDGEFGRGLPPAEPFPLPVHTGDVRVDVQAGLAMLAPIWGYRPLLDIDDDTARDNLARASVMALSYVAQSARGIYQPAVPQRKIDECETITERFMVRWQGDPDPRHIEAIDAYWVSAAEHGMNASTFTARVIASTGADVAACLSGAIGAMSGPLHGGAPARVLPMLEQVEKTGDARALVKGILDRKEKLMGFGHRVYRAEDPRARVLRATAERLGAPRFEVAAALEQAALAELRERRPDRAIETNVEFWAAVILDFAEVPAHMMPAMFTCGRTAGWCAHVLEQKKLGKLVRPAAVYTGPEPRPANSVTGWESVARK; translated from the coding sequence ATGACTGCCAGTGCTGCGGCTTCTACCGGCCCCGCCGTACCCCCCGATTTCGTCAGCGGTTTGGAAGGCGTGGTGGCTTTCACCACCGACATCGCCGAACCCGACAAGGACGGTGGCGCGCTGCGCTACCGGGGCGTCGACATCGAGGACCTGGTCGCGAACAAGGTGACCTTCGGCGATGTGTGGGCGCTGCTGGTCGACGGTGAATTCGGCCGCGGCTTGCCGCCGGCCGAGCCGTTCCCGCTGCCGGTGCACACCGGTGATGTCCGCGTCGACGTGCAGGCCGGGCTGGCCATGCTCGCGCCGATCTGGGGCTACCGGCCGCTGCTCGACATCGACGACGACACCGCGCGCGACAACCTGGCGCGCGCTTCGGTGATGGCGCTGTCGTACGTGGCGCAGTCCGCGCGCGGCATCTATCAGCCCGCGGTGCCGCAGCGCAAGATCGACGAGTGCGAGACCATTACCGAGCGGTTCATGGTCCGCTGGCAGGGCGATCCGGATCCGCGCCACATCGAGGCCATCGACGCCTACTGGGTGTCGGCCGCCGAGCACGGCATGAACGCCTCCACCTTCACCGCCCGCGTCATCGCGTCCACCGGCGCGGACGTCGCGGCCTGCCTGTCCGGCGCGATCGGCGCCATGTCGGGTCCGCTGCACGGCGGCGCCCCGGCGCGCGTGCTCCCCATGCTCGAACAGGTCGAGAAGACCGGGGACGCAAGGGCTCTGGTCAAGGGCATCCTGGACCGCAAGGAGAAGCTGATGGGCTTCGGGCATCGGGTGTACCGGGCCGAGGACCCGCGCGCCCGGGTGCTGCGCGCCACCGCCGAGCGGCTGGGTGCCCCGCGCTTCGAGGTGGCCGCGGCGCTGGAGCAGGCGGCGCTGGCCGAACTGCGGGAGCGGCGGCCCGACCGCGCCATCGAGACCAATGTCGAATTCTGGGCCGCGGTGATCCTCGACTTCGCCGAGGTGCCGGCGCACATGATGCCCGCGATGTTCACCTGTGGCCGCACGGCCGGTTGGTGCGCGCACGTGCTGGAGCAGAAGAAGCTGGGCAAGCTGGTTCGCCCGGCCGCCGTCTACACCGGTCCCGAGCCGCGCCCGGCGAATTCGGTCACGGGCTGGGAGAGCGTGGCGCGCAAGTAG
- a CDS encoding DUF2537 domain-containing protein, with product MNQPNGTRPDPEPTPWAPGLAVATLVALLTAAGVYSFGNALAQVHWLLAVAVNLVAVGGAAPTAWRWRNTPVTRWVLGGVGAGVLLGWIALLIAAAAA from the coding sequence GTGAATCAGCCGAACGGCACCCGGCCCGACCCGGAACCGACCCCGTGGGCGCCGGGGCTGGCGGTGGCGACCCTGGTCGCACTGCTCACCGCCGCCGGGGTCTACTCCTTCGGCAACGCACTCGCCCAGGTGCACTGGCTGCTGGCGGTGGCGGTGAACCTCGTCGCGGTCGGCGGCGCGGCCCCGACCGCCTGGCGCTGGCGCAACACGCCGGTGACGCGCTGGGTGCTCGGCGGGGTGGGCGCGGGCGTGCTGCTCGGCTGGATCGCCCTGCTGATCGCCGCGGCCGCCGCCTGA
- a CDS encoding MFS transporter, producing the protein MKLLADVAPLRDRDYRRLWVTGIVTVIGAQLSVVAVPQQIFEITGSSGYVGMAGLFGLVPLIAFGLWGGALADVMDRRKLLLVTSTGTGLTALAFWAQAAAGLNNVWLVLGLFAVQQAFFAVNQPTRAAIFPRLLSADLLPAANSLNMTVMQFGAIAGPVLAGALIPVAGLRTLYLLDAVALLATLWAVWRLPPVPPTGSQRRAGVRTVFEGFAYLATQRILLASFAVDIVAMVFGMPRALFPQIARDSFGDPAEGGVALGLLFAAISAGAVAGGVFSGWLSHVRRQGLAVVVCIALWGLAMVGFGVAVGATGHSLPVRTGLWIALGCLAFGGAVDMFSAALRTTMLQQVATDEMRGRLQGVFIVVVAGGPRIGDVAHGFAAAALGTAVAAAGGGVLVVVGVAIAAAALPAFVRYRVPRAHAEVPAP; encoded by the coding sequence GTGAAGCTCCTCGCGGACGTCGCTCCGCTACGCGATCGGGACTACCGCCGCCTGTGGGTCACGGGCATCGTCACGGTGATCGGCGCGCAACTGTCCGTGGTGGCGGTGCCGCAGCAGATCTTCGAAATCACCGGCAGCTCAGGCTATGTCGGCATGGCCGGGCTGTTCGGCCTGGTGCCGCTGATCGCCTTCGGCCTGTGGGGCGGTGCGCTGGCCGACGTGATGGACCGACGCAAACTGCTGCTCGTCACGAGCACCGGCACCGGCCTGACGGCGCTGGCGTTCTGGGCGCAGGCCGCGGCCGGGCTGAACAATGTGTGGCTGGTGCTGGGCCTGTTCGCGGTGCAGCAGGCGTTCTTCGCGGTCAACCAGCCCACCCGGGCGGCGATCTTCCCCCGGTTGCTGTCGGCCGATCTACTGCCGGCGGCCAATTCGCTCAACATGACGGTCATGCAGTTCGGCGCGATCGCCGGGCCGGTGCTCGCCGGTGCGCTGATCCCGGTGGCCGGATTGCGGACGCTGTATCTGCTGGACGCGGTGGCGCTGCTGGCCACGCTGTGGGCGGTGTGGCGGCTGCCCCCGGTGCCACCCACGGGCTCGCAGCGGCGGGCCGGAGTGCGGACGGTCTTCGAGGGGTTCGCCTATCTGGCGACCCAGCGCATCCTGCTGGCCTCGTTCGCCGTCGACATCGTCGCGATGGTTTTCGGCATGCCCCGGGCGCTGTTCCCGCAGATCGCCCGCGACAGCTTCGGCGACCCGGCCGAGGGCGGCGTCGCGCTGGGCCTGTTGTTCGCGGCGATCTCCGCGGGCGCGGTCGCGGGCGGGGTGTTCTCCGGCTGGCTGAGCCACGTCCGGCGGCAGGGGCTGGCCGTGGTGGTGTGTATCGCGCTGTGGGGACTGGCGATGGTCGGGTTCGGGGTGGCGGTCGGTGCCACGGGCCACAGTCTGCCCGTCCGGACCGGACTCTGGATCGCGCTGGGCTGCTTGGCCTTCGGCGGCGCGGTGGACATGTTCTCGGCCGCGCTGCGGACGACCATGCTGCAGCAGGTGGCGACCGACGAGATGCGCGGTCGGCTGCAGGGCGTGTTCATCGTGGTGGTCGCGGGCGGGCCGCGAATCGGTGATGTTGCCCACGGTTTCGCGGCCGCCGCGCTGGGAACCGCCGTCGCCGCGGCCGGGGGCGGAGTGCTCGTGGTGGTCGGGGTGGCGATCGCCGCCGCGGCGCTCCCGGCGTTCGTGCGGTATCGGGTCCCGCGCGCGCACGCCGAGGTCCCGGCACCGTAG
- a CDS encoding response regulator transcription factor has translation METVTSERDTPRVLLVDDDEDLLASVERGLRLSGFDVLIARDGAEALRCVSDGAPDAIVLDMNMPVLDGAGVVTALRAMGNEVPICVLSARNSVGDRIAGLESGADDYLVKPFVLAELVARIRALLRRRTDSAATPTNPDIITVGPLEIDVAGYRALLHGDEIELTKREFELLSTLARNAGVVLSRERLLELVWGYDFAADTNVVDVFVGYLRRKLETGGTPRLLHTIRGVGFVLRAPK, from the coding sequence ATGGAAACCGTGACGAGCGAGCGTGACACTCCCCGGGTCCTGCTGGTCGACGACGACGAGGATCTGCTGGCCTCCGTCGAACGCGGGCTGCGCCTGTCCGGGTTCGACGTGCTGATCGCGCGCGACGGCGCGGAAGCGCTGCGCTGTGTGAGCGACGGCGCTCCCGACGCGATCGTGCTCGATATGAATATGCCGGTACTCGACGGGGCCGGGGTTGTCACGGCCCTGCGGGCGATGGGTAACGAGGTACCGATCTGCGTCCTGTCGGCGCGCAATTCAGTGGGCGACCGAATCGCAGGCCTCGAGTCCGGCGCCGACGACTATCTGGTGAAACCGTTCGTCCTGGCCGAATTGGTAGCCCGCATCCGGGCATTGCTGCGCCGCCGCACCGATAGCGCGGCCACGCCGACCAATCCGGACATCATCACGGTAGGTCCACTGGAGATCGATGTCGCCGGTTATCGCGCCCTGCTGCACGGCGACGAAATCGAGTTGACCAAGCGGGAATTCGAACTCTTGTCGACGCTGGCCCGCAATGCGGGCGTGGTGCTGAGCCGGGAGCGGCTGCTGGAATTGGTGTGGGGTTACGACTTCGCCGCCGACACCAATGTGGTGGACGTGTTCGTCGGCTACCTGCGGCGCAAACTGGAGACCGGCGGCACGCCGCGGCTGCTGCACACCATCCGCGGCGTGGGCTTCGTGCTGCGGGCACCGAAATGA
- the pdxH gene encoding pyridoxamine 5'-phosphate oxidase has translation MRAEYGGDPDLDESWLTEGWEPLLRSWIEQATRAGIAEPNAMVLATVELTDAGPRPASRTVLCKGLSSEGVTFYTNYDSAKGNQLAAVPHASITFAWPALGRQVNLRGPVATVPPEVTSVYWRSRPRNSQLGAWASQQSRPIASRTDLDRTLTDVTARFEGVEQLPVPANWGGYLLRPEQVEFWQGRRSRLHNRIRVLLEAGNTDPSAMKIERLQP, from the coding sequence ATGCGGGCCGAGTACGGCGGCGATCCGGATCTGGACGAGTCGTGGCTGACCGAGGGCTGGGAACCACTGCTGCGCAGCTGGATCGAGCAGGCCACGCGCGCCGGTATCGCAGAGCCCAACGCGATGGTGCTGGCGACCGTGGAACTCACCGACGCCGGTCCGCGCCCCGCCTCGCGCACCGTGCTGTGCAAGGGGCTGTCGAGCGAGGGTGTGACCTTCTACACCAATTACGACTCCGCCAAGGGCAACCAGCTCGCAGCGGTACCGCACGCCTCGATCACCTTCGCCTGGCCCGCGCTCGGCCGTCAGGTGAATCTCCGCGGCCCCGTCGCGACCGTGCCCCCGGAGGTCACCTCCGTGTACTGGCGCTCGCGCCCGCGCAATTCGCAACTGGGCGCGTGGGCGTCGCAGCAGTCGCGGCCGATCGCGTCCCGGACGGATCTGGACCGGACGCTGACCGATGTCACCGCCCGGTTCGAGGGCGTGGAGCAACTGCCGGTGCCCGCGAACTGGGGCGGCTATCTGCTGCGCCCGGAGCAGGTCGAGTTCTGGCAGGGCCGGCGCAGCCGGCTGCACAACCGGATCCGGGTCCTGCTGGAGGCGGGCAATACCGATCCCTCCGCGATGAAGATCGAGCGCCTGCAGCCCTGA
- a CDS encoding sensor histidine kinase, whose amino-acid sequence MRRPRHSYSLRTRVAGAAALGAIIIAAVLSWVSVRALERNNLAQADQELTIAARIVLMQPVIAVGVLSLVTPNKDMAVTVRQDRDVVASTSVRLPTLKPGSQTLNIDGTPFRVLTTTENQPEGRTVSIAIPLTDAYHATSEQRRWVLVAAGLAVTAAAGLGWVFGGRAVRPIVDLTRQVGARSGTVQSEAPVGGSGVREAEKLAEAVNSLLGRVQRAQAETAAALETARDFAAVSAHELRTPLTAMRTDLEVLRTLDLDADQRAEILADLQRGQGRVEATLAALERLAAGELTDDRDHVETDVGDLVDQAAHDAMRHFPQLTVRIETDPELVTRGLPTGLRLAVDNALANSVRHGGATEALVSAHRTADGYIVISVDDNGRGIAPDERAAVFERFYRGSRAAKGGSGLGLALVAQQAQLHGGRAFFDDGTMSGVRLVLMLPDRETDWPPE is encoded by the coding sequence ATGAGACGCCCGCGCCACTCGTACTCACTGCGCACCCGTGTGGCGGGGGCGGCGGCGCTGGGCGCGATCATCATCGCCGCGGTACTGAGCTGGGTGTCGGTGCGCGCGCTGGAACGCAACAATCTGGCGCAGGCCGATCAGGAGCTGACGATCGCCGCGCGAATCGTGCTGATGCAACCGGTGATCGCGGTCGGGGTGCTGTCGCTGGTCACCCCGAACAAGGACATGGCGGTCACGGTTCGCCAGGACCGGGACGTGGTGGCCTCCACCAGCGTCCGGCTGCCCACCTTGAAGCCCGGCTCGCAGACGCTGAATATCGACGGCACCCCGTTCCGGGTGCTGACCACCACCGAGAACCAGCCGGAGGGCCGCACGGTCTCGATCGCCATCCCGCTCACCGACGCCTATCACGCCACCTCCGAACAGCGGCGCTGGGTGCTGGTCGCGGCGGGGCTGGCGGTCACCGCCGCGGCGGGGCTGGGCTGGGTGTTCGGCGGGCGCGCGGTCCGGCCGATCGTGGACCTCACCCGGCAGGTGGGCGCGCGCAGTGGCACGGTGCAGAGCGAGGCGCCGGTCGGCGGTTCCGGCGTGCGCGAGGCGGAAAAGCTTGCGGAGGCGGTGAATTCGCTGCTCGGCCGGGTGCAGCGGGCGCAGGCGGAGACGGCCGCGGCGCTGGAGACCGCCCGCGACTTCGCCGCCGTCTCCGCGCACGAGCTGCGCACCCCGCTCACCGCCATGCGCACCGACCTGGAGGTGCTGCGCACTCTGGACCTGGACGCGGACCAGCGCGCGGAGATCCTCGCCGACCTGCAACGCGGTCAGGGCCGGGTGGAGGCGACGCTGGCCGCGCTGGAACGGCTGGCCGCCGGCGAACTCACCGACGACCGCGACCACGTGGAAACCGATGTGGGCGATCTGGTCGATCAGGCCGCCCACGACGCCATGCGCCATTTCCCGCAGCTGACCGTTCGCATCGAGACCGACCCGGAGCTGGTGACCCGCGGCCTGCCCACCGGTCTGCGGCTGGCGGTGGACAACGCGCTGGCGAACTCGGTCCGGCACGGCGGCGCCACCGAGGCACTGGTGTCGGCGCACCGCACGGCCGACGGCTACATCGTGATCTCCGTCGACGACAACGGCCGCGGCATCGCGCCGGACGAACGCGCCGCGGTGTTCGAGCGGTTCTACCGGGGCAGCCGGGCCGCCAAGGGCGGGTCGGGGCTGGGCCTGGCGCTGGTCGCCCAGCAGGCGCAGCTGCACGGCGGCCGGGCGTTCTTCGACGACGGCACCATGTCCGGAGTGCGGCTGGTGCTGATGCTGCCGGATCGTGAAACAGATTGGCCGCCAGAGTAA
- a CDS encoding TrmH family RNA methyltransferase, with translation MAVVIDIDDPADPRVAEFRDLNSADRRPDLPGGKGLVIAEGVVVVQRMLASRFAPFALFGVARRYDALAAELADVAVPYYRASAEVMAEVVGFHLNRGVLAAARRPADLAVDGVLRDARTVAVLEGVNDHENIGSIFRNAAGLGADAILFGDRCADPLYRRAVRVSMGHVLRVPFAYLPDWPGSLESLRDKGFRLIALTPDAAAANLADAMTGERVALLLGAEGPGLTAAAMDAADIRARIPMAPGTDSLNVATAAAMAFYERVRIS, from the coding sequence GTGGCCGTAGTGATCGACATCGACGACCCCGCCGATCCCCGGGTCGCCGAATTCCGCGACCTCAACTCCGCGGACCGGCGGCCCGACCTGCCCGGCGGCAAGGGCCTGGTGATCGCGGAGGGCGTCGTGGTGGTGCAGCGCATGCTGGCCTCGCGGTTCGCGCCGTTCGCGCTGTTCGGCGTGGCCCGCCGGTACGACGCGCTGGCAGCGGAATTGGCGGACGTCGCGGTCCCGTACTACCGGGCGAGCGCCGAGGTGATGGCCGAAGTCGTCGGCTTCCATCTGAATCGTGGCGTGCTGGCCGCCGCGCGCCGCCCCGCCGACCTCGCGGTGGACGGGGTGCTGCGCGATGCGCGCACGGTAGCGGTGCTGGAGGGCGTCAACGATCACGAGAATATCGGCTCCATCTTCCGCAACGCGGCCGGGTTGGGCGCCGACGCGATACTGTTCGGCGATCGCTGCGCCGATCCGCTGTACCGGCGCGCCGTGCGGGTGTCGATGGGGCACGTGCTGCGGGTGCCGTTCGCCTATTTGCCGGACTGGCCTGGCAGCCTGGAGTCCTTGCGGGACAAAGGTTTTCGCCTGATCGCACTGACTCCCGACGCGGCCGCGGCGAACCTGGCCGACGCGATGACCGGTGAGCGGGTGGCGCTGCTGCTCGGCGCCGAGGGGCCGGGCCTGACGGCCGCGGCGATGGACGCCGCCGACATCCGTGCGCGCATACCGATGGCGCCCGGCACCGACTCCCTGAACGTGGCCACCGCCGCGGCCATGGCCTTCTACGAAAGGGTGCGCATCTCGTGA
- the serC gene encoding phosphoserine transaminase, translated as MTAAFPTIPDDLKPADGRFGCGPSKVRPEQLRALAEVGASVMGTSHRQKPVKDVVARVRSGLRELFSLPDGYEVVLGNGGTTAFWDAAAFGLIRERSLHLTYGEFSSKFATVAKKNPFIGDPIVISSDPGTAPEPVSDPAADVIAWAHNETSTGVAVPVQRPAGSENALIAIDATSGAGGLPVHIADADVYYFAPQKCFASDGGLWIALMSPKALERVAEIKDSGRYTPEFLSLPIAVDNSSKDQTYNTPALATLLLFADQIEWMNDNGGLDWTVKRTLDSSSRLYSWAESSEYATPFVADPAHRSQVVGTVDFADSVDAAQVAKVLRANGIVDTEPYRKLGRNQLRIGMFPAIDPEDVSQLTRCVDWVVQEISK; from the coding sequence ATGACCGCTGCGTTCCCGACCATCCCCGACGATCTGAAGCCCGCCGACGGACGGTTCGGCTGCGGCCCGTCGAAAGTCCGCCCCGAGCAGTTGCGCGCCCTGGCCGAGGTCGGCGCCTCGGTGATGGGCACCAGCCACCGGCAGAAGCCGGTCAAGGATGTGGTGGCGCGCGTGCGCTCCGGCCTGCGCGAGCTGTTCTCGCTCCCCGACGGTTACGAGGTGGTGCTCGGCAACGGCGGCACCACCGCGTTCTGGGACGCGGCCGCCTTCGGCCTGATCCGTGAGCGCTCGCTGCACCTCACCTACGGCGAGTTCAGCTCGAAGTTCGCCACGGTGGCGAAGAAGAACCCCTTCATCGGCGACCCGATCGTCATCTCGTCCGACCCCGGCACCGCGCCGGAGCCGGTGTCGGATCCGGCCGCCGACGTGATCGCCTGGGCGCACAACGAGACCTCCACCGGCGTCGCGGTTCCCGTGCAGCGCCCGGCGGGTTCGGAGAACGCGCTGATCGCCATCGATGCCACGTCCGGTGCGGGCGGCCTGCCGGTGCACATCGCCGACGCCGACGTGTACTACTTCGCCCCGCAGAAGTGCTTCGCCTCCGACGGCGGCCTGTGGATCGCGCTGATGAGCCCCAAGGCGCTGGAACGGGTTGCCGAGATCAAGGATTCGGGCCGCTACACGCCGGAGTTCCTGTCCCTGCCGATCGCGGTCGACAACAGCTCCAAGGACCAGACCTACAACACCCCCGCCCTGGCCACCCTGCTGCTGTTCGCGGACCAGATCGAGTGGATGAACGACAACGGCGGTCTCGACTGGACCGTCAAGCGCACCCTCGACTCCTCCTCGCGCCTGTACTCGTGGGCCGAGTCGAGCGAATACGCCACCCCCTTCGTCGCCGACCCCGCCCACCGCTCGCAGGTCGTCGGCACCGTCGACTTCGCCGACTCGGTCGATGCCGCCCAGGTCGCGAAGGTCTTGCGCGCCAACGGCATCGTGGACACCGAGCCCTACCGCAAGCTCGGCCGCAACCAGCTGCGCATCGGCATGTTCCCCGCCATCGACCCCGAGGACGTCTCGCAGCTGACTCGTTGCGTCGACTGGGTGGTGCAGGAGATTTCGAAGTAG
- a CDS encoding DUF6928 family protein has protein sequence MPSTASSLWYVDDPDPVSVLRAHPDPDPEAALALAKQLNPDRDVVPAASGTLKVWAGPDPGAVYIGCYPGVTVVCTGQAALARPTTLPELLVRPLASEHTYLVSYDIPHGWGAFAHWERGEFRRAFSATRVDILEDEGLPLVWERPFWAGEHPVHLQAGEFPDPQTLPFDPPAFADEANLEWLGFRYRGATSDDALRPTDIAVCGFSLYPKGEAPRPILPEELKIPEPNGKRWFGWLRNRDRVS, from the coding sequence GTGCCGTCTACAGCTTCGTCCCTCTGGTACGTCGACGACCCCGACCCGGTGTCGGTGCTCCGCGCTCACCCCGATCCGGATCCGGAGGCCGCTCTGGCTCTGGCCAAGCAGCTCAACCCGGATCGCGATGTGGTGCCCGCCGCGTCGGGCACGCTGAAGGTGTGGGCGGGCCCGGATCCGGGGGCGGTCTACATCGGGTGCTATCCGGGGGTGACGGTGGTGTGCACGGGACAGGCCGCGCTCGCCCGCCCGACCACACTGCCCGAATTGCTGGTGCGGCCACTGGCCTCCGAGCACACCTATCTCGTTTCCTACGACATTCCGCACGGCTGGGGCGCGTTCGCGCATTGGGAGCGTGGCGAATTCCGCCGCGCGTTCAGCGCCACCCGGGTCGACATCCTCGAGGACGAGGGCTTGCCGCTGGTGTGGGAGCGCCCGTTCTGGGCCGGTGAGCATCCCGTGCATCTGCAGGCCGGTGAGTTCCCCGACCCGCAGACCCTCCCGTTCGACCCGCCCGCCTTCGCCGACGAGGCCAACCTGGAATGGCTCGGATTCCGTTACCGCGGAGCGACTTCCGACGACGCGCTGCGCCCCACCGACATCGCCGTCTGCGGTTTCAGCCTGTATCCCAAGGGTGAGGCGCCGCGGCCGATCCTGCCCGAGGAGCTGAAGATCCCGGAGCCCAACGGAAAACGCTGGTTCGGCTGGCTGCGCAACCGCGATCGGGTGTCGTAG
- a CDS encoding FKBP-type peptidyl-prolyl cis-trans isomerase translates to MTKPQVEFQEGPAPTELVIKDIVEGDGPEAVAGGTVEVHYVGVEYDTGEEFDSSWSRGESITFPLRGLIQGWQDGIPGMKVGGRRQLTIPPELAYGAEGAGHPLSGKTLVFIIDLLNAS, encoded by the coding sequence ATGACCAAGCCGCAAGTCGAGTTTCAGGAAGGCCCCGCGCCCACGGAGCTGGTGATCAAGGACATCGTCGAAGGCGATGGCCCCGAGGCGGTGGCGGGCGGCACGGTCGAAGTGCACTACGTCGGTGTGGAATACGACACGGGCGAGGAATTCGACTCCTCCTGGAGCCGCGGCGAATCCATCACATTTCCGCTGCGTGGCCTGATTCAGGGCTGGCAGGACGGTATTCCGGGCATGAAGGTCGGTGGCCGCCGCCAGCTCACCATCCCGCCGGAACTCGCCTACGGCGCGGAGGGCGCGGGGCACCCACTGTCGGGTAAGACGCTGGTCTTCATCATCGACCTGCTGAACGCGAGCTGA